Proteins from one Rhizobium sp. CB3090 genomic window:
- the thiO gene encoding glycine oxidase ThiO, which produces MRVLVKGAGVAGRTAAHELLRRGAEVTIVDPSQNFRQAASWLAGGMLAPWCECESADEAVLVRGRDSADRWEAILPGKVVRNGTLVVTPNRDQNELKRFSNRTTGYRWLEESEIATLEPSLAGRFRQGLFFPQEAHLDPREVLQSLKDDLVAKGITFADEIADDGEFTEVVDCTGAFRIGQSGELRGVRGEMLYLRTEEVTLARPVRLLHPRFPVYIVPRGGGLFMVGATMIETDFQGPITARSLMELLNAAYALHPAFADAAIVETGTGIRPAFPDNLPRVMREGNVTILNGLYRHGFLLAPAMAAEAADMVFSGETKQRSSRCA; this is translated from the coding sequence ATGCGCGTTCTCGTCAAAGGGGCCGGCGTCGCCGGCCGCACGGCCGCCCATGAACTGCTTCGGCGCGGTGCTGAGGTTACGATCGTAGATCCCAGCCAAAATTTCCGCCAAGCCGCCTCCTGGCTCGCCGGCGGCATGCTGGCGCCCTGGTGCGAATGCGAAAGTGCTGATGAAGCCGTTCTCGTGCGGGGCCGTGATTCAGCCGACCGATGGGAGGCGATTCTGCCTGGCAAGGTCGTTCGCAATGGAACGCTGGTCGTCACGCCGAACCGCGATCAAAACGAGCTGAAGCGATTTTCCAATCGCACGACCGGCTATCGCTGGTTGGAGGAAAGCGAAATCGCCACTCTCGAACCCTCCCTTGCCGGTCGTTTCCGGCAAGGTCTGTTTTTTCCGCAGGAAGCGCACCTTGATCCCCGCGAGGTATTGCAGTCGTTGAAAGACGATCTCGTGGCAAAGGGTATCACCTTCGCCGATGAAATTGCGGATGACGGCGAATTCACCGAAGTCGTCGATTGCACGGGCGCGTTCCGTATCGGTCAGAGCGGGGAATTGCGCGGCGTGCGGGGCGAAATGCTTTATCTGCGGACGGAGGAGGTCACGCTTGCGCGTCCTGTCCGTCTGCTGCATCCGCGTTTTCCCGTCTATATCGTGCCGCGTGGTGGAGGCCTGTTCATGGTCGGCGCGACGATGATCGAAACGGACTTCCAAGGGCCGATCACCGCCCGTTCGCTGATGGAGTTGCTGAACGCTGCCTATGCGCTGCACCCTGCTTTTGCCGACGCCGCCATCGTCGAAACCGGAACCGGCATCCGTCCTGCCTTTCCAGACAATCTTCCGCGCGTGATGCGGGAGGGCAATGTCACCATCCTCAACGGCCTTTATCGCCACGGTTTTTTGTTGGCGCCAGCGATGGCGGCCGAAGCCGCAGATATGGTCTTTTCCGGAGAGACGAAGCAAAGGAGCTCCCGATGCGCCTGA
- the thiS gene encoding sulfur carrier protein ThiS: MRLIINGEPETTSATTLSQLLAALDYEGAWLATAVNGELVHCEDRDDHLLNDNDRIEILTPMQGG, translated from the coding sequence ATGCGCCTGATCATAAACGGCGAACCCGAGACAACATCCGCAACCACGCTTTCGCAGTTGCTGGCCGCACTCGACTATGAAGGTGCGTGGCTGGCAACCGCCGTTAACGGCGAACTCGTTCATTGCGAAGATCGCGACGACCATCTCTTGAACGACAACGACAGGATCGAGATCCTGACACCCATGCAAGGAGGCTGA